The proteins below come from a single Carnobacterium divergens DSM 20623 genomic window:
- a CDS encoding gamma-glutamylcyclotransferase family protein, whose translation MKEAVPRPLFTYGSLMENLFNYDLYLAGKVTGSPKKARIKGELYHLDSKGYPALLPGDNWVYGEIFELKEFSKEILPLDKMENYYGKGASNNEYERQLVEVEVFNEATEKYDLKETVYCYLYVPDHDETFATQSTYLATGNWRAYYHQIAG comes from the coding sequence ATGAAAGAAGCAGTACCGCGTCCCTTATTCACCTATGGTAGTTTGATGGAAAATCTTTTTAATTACGACTTGTATTTAGCTGGGAAAGTAACTGGATCCCCTAAAAAAGCACGTATAAAAGGAGAACTCTATCATTTAGATTCTAAAGGCTATCCAGCATTGTTGCCAGGAGACAACTGGGTATATGGTGAAATTTTTGAGCTGAAAGAATTCTCAAAAGAAATCCTTCCGTTAGATAAAATGGAAAACTACTATGGAAAAGGCGCAAGCAACAATGAATACGAACGTCAACTCGTTGAAGTAGAAGTTTTTAATGAAGCTACAGAAAAATATGACCTTAAAGAAACGGTTTATTGTTATCTATATGTACCGGACCATGATGAAACATTCGCTACTCAAAGTACCTATTTAGCAACTGGGAATTGGCGAGCTTATTAT
- the pcp gene encoding pyroglutamyl-peptidase I, translated as MKILVTGFDPFGGEPINPALEAVKGLADTINGAEIIKLEIPTVFGKSAEVVKAAMEKHHPDVVLNIGQAGGRFAISPERVAINIDDARIPDNEGNQPVDIAIQEDGAPAYFTQLPIKAMVTQMKEAGIPANVSNTAGTFVCNHIMYQVQYLIEKEYPAVKGGFIHVPYIPEQVIEKAGQPFMSLTDMTKGLTAAIEAIILYDGKEDLKAVGGAIH; from the coding sequence ATGAAAATTTTAGTTACAGGATTCGATCCATTCGGTGGAGAACCAATTAACCCTGCTTTAGAAGCTGTTAAAGGATTAGCGGATACAATCAATGGTGCAGAAATCATCAAGTTAGAAATTCCAACAGTATTTGGCAAATCGGCTGAAGTTGTAAAAGCCGCAATGGAAAAACATCACCCAGATGTTGTGTTAAATATCGGTCAAGCAGGCGGTCGTTTTGCAATTTCGCCAGAACGAGTAGCGATTAATATTGACGATGCGAGAATTCCAGATAACGAAGGCAATCAACCTGTTGATATCGCAATTCAAGAAGACGGAGCACCTGCTTACTTTACACAACTACCTATTAAAGCAATGGTGACTCAAATGAAAGAAGCAGGAATTCCTGCTAACGTATCAAATACAGCAGGAACATTCGTCTGCAACCATATTATGTATCAAGTTCAATATTTGATTGAAAAAGAATATCCAGCAGTTAAAGGCGGATTTATCCATGTTCCTTATATTCCAGAGCAAGTTATCGAAAAAGCAGGTCAACCATTTATGAGTCTAACAGATATGACTAAAGGACTGACAGCAGCAATCGAAGCCATTATTTTATATGATGGCAAAGAAGATTTAAAAGCTGTTGGAGGTGCCATTCATTAA